From the genome of Candidatus Dormiibacterota bacterium, one region includes:
- a CDS encoding GrpB family protein yields MGQFQRNFAEGCESSSRSPRPGCRRSSTCPGKGPAARGEAKAKKQSSRDPPGHLTVLHRQARFGSLQAAVPALASVTLSSRHGAVLTLELDLRTEGHRLSGQLPRQKCKSRRGIDWRLLSGRYTSPENPVSLSLIVVPRGPELSEYDPDWPRRYLAEAERVAHALRSVLVAIEHIGSTSIPGLVGKPTVDIMVGARELDLDADIFRRMERIGYEFRGEMGVPGRRYFRKGPTYPREFNVHLVEWGGSLWHDNLLFRDYLRSHPDAAREYGALKRSTSLLSGPGSYGDRKAPFIEQVMQRARDWEAGRPPVDA; encoded by the coding sequence GTGGGGCAGTTTCAGCGGAACTTTGCTGAGGGCTGCGAAAGCAGTTCCAGGAGCCCCAGGCCTGGGTGTCGCCGGAGCAGTACTTGTCCCGGGAAGGGTCCAGCTGCACGCGGCGAGGCTAAGGCCAAGAAGCAGAGCAGCAGAGACCCGCCTGGCCATCTGACAGTTCTACATCGCCAAGCTCGGTTTGGTTCCTTACAGGCGGCGGTCCCAGCCCTGGCGTCTGTTACGTTGTCAAGCCGCCATGGCGCGGTTTTGACACTGGAGCTAGACCTGAGGACTGAAGGACATAGGTTAAGCGGCCAATTGCCACGGCAGAAGTGCAAAAGTCGACGCGGCATAGACTGGCGTCTGCTGAGCGGCCGCTATACATCTCCCGAGAATCCGGTTAGCCTCTCACTGATTGTTGTGCCCCGAGGTCCCGAACTCTCTGAATATGACCCCGATTGGCCGCGGCGGTACCTCGCTGAGGCAGAGCGCGTCGCCCACGCGCTCCGATCCGTGCTCGTGGCGATCGAGCATATCGGGAGCACATCCATTCCCGGGCTAGTCGGCAAGCCGACCGTAGACATCATGGTTGGCGCCCGGGAGCTGGATTTGGATGCCGATATCTTTCGTCGAATGGAGCGAATCGGGTACGAGTTTCGCGGCGAGATGGGAGTGCCAGGCCGGCGTTATTTCCGCAAGGGACCTACCTACCCGAGAGAGTTCAACGTCCACCTCGTCGAGTGGGGTGGTTCGCTGTGGCACGACAACCTTCTCTTCCGTGACTATCTCCGGAGCCATCCGGACGCCGCGCGGGAGTATGGAGCACTAAAGCGATCGACTAGCCTGTTGTCCGGACCAGGATCGTACGGTGATAGGAAAGCGCCGTTCATCGAGCAAGTTATGCAGCGCGCTCGCGATTGGGAGGCGGGCCGCCCGCCGGTCGATGCCTAG
- a CDS encoding NAD-dependent epimerase/dehydratase family protein yields MQPNAENVVFGTGPLGLAVAGRLMSSGQPVRLVNRSGKADAPQGVEVVAADVTDPAAARRVCEGAAIVFHCASGPYGRWTQTLPPIMNGIIDGATASGARLVYGDNLYAYGPVDGPIRENLPYRPIGPTTRARAQVATTLMNAHAAGTVRATIGRASDFYGPRARQSKVGNGVFARALAGKPAQTVGDPDTLHTYTFIDDFAAGLLTLAQRDEALGEVWHIPSAETVTTRRFIEMVFEQLQRPARLQTVPRLMISTLGLFIPAMRAVKETLYQSERPWVVDHSKFARAFGSRPTQHEQAIQETLAWWQGKPTVAVAQS; encoded by the coding sequence ATGCAGCCAAATGCAGAGAACGTGGTCTTCGGCACCGGACCCCTGGGACTCGCCGTCGCCGGCCGGCTGATGTCGTCGGGCCAACCAGTCCGACTGGTCAATCGAAGCGGGAAAGCGGATGCGCCGCAAGGGGTGGAAGTCGTCGCCGCCGATGTGACCGATCCGGCGGCCGCTCGGAGGGTTTGTGAGGGAGCGGCCATCGTGTTTCACTGCGCCAGTGGCCCCTACGGTCGATGGACGCAGACCCTGCCGCCCATCATGAACGGCATCATCGACGGGGCGACCGCGTCCGGGGCCAGACTGGTGTACGGCGATAACCTTTATGCGTACGGGCCGGTCGACGGTCCCATTCGCGAGAACCTGCCCTATCGACCAATCGGTCCCACCACCCGTGCTAGAGCTCAGGTGGCGACCACGCTCATGAACGCGCACGCGGCTGGCACGGTGCGCGCGACTATCGGCCGGGCGTCAGATTTCTACGGTCCACGCGCCCGGCAGTCCAAGGTGGGCAATGGCGTGTTTGCCCGGGCGCTTGCCGGGAAGCCGGCTCAGACCGTGGGCGATCCGGACACGCTCCACACCTACACGTTTATTGACGATTTCGCGGCGGGGCTCCTGACCCTGGCGCAACGGGACGAGGCCCTGGGAGAGGTCTGGCATATCCCCAGCGCCGAGACCGTTACGACGCGAAGGTTCATCGAGATGGTCTTCGAGCAGCTCCAGCGGCCGGCGCGGCTGCAGACGGTCCCGAGGCTCATGATCTCAACGCTCGGTCTCTTCATCCCTGCGATGCGAGCCGTCAAGGAGACGCTCTACCAGTCGGAGCGCCCGTGGGTGGTGGACCACAGCAAATTCGCCCGAGCGTTTGGGAGCCGGCCGACCCAACACGAGCAGGCAATTCAAGAGACTCTCGCCTGGTGGCAAGGCAAGCCAACCGTCGCCGTTGCTCAATCCTGA